Proteins from a single region of Gemmatimonadales bacterium:
- the aroB gene encoding 3-dehydroquinate synthase, producing MSAVVVRHALGSYPVYVEPGVLGRLGALAELHLPRRLALITEHTVRALFDAWRSGAPSAWRAPDTAPALPVFAAELCVPAGEASKSRAAWAELSDAMLQRGLGRDSAVVALGGGVIGDLAGFVAATYLRGVPCMQAPTTLLAMVDASVGGKTGVDTPHGKNLIGAFHPPAAVVADPRTLLTLGAREFRAGLAEAVKHGLIADREYFEWIDRSAERIMARELGTLTELVRRSVEIKAAVVGEDEREAGRRAILNAGHTVAHGLEHASDYALPHGEAVALGLVAECRLAEALGIADDGLAQGVAALLARLELPVWLDPPLAPERVLAAMSADKKNRASVVRFALPTRLGAMHPGDAWTAAPPPELVAEAIGYIGLGRSR from the coding sequence GTGAGCGCGGTCGTCGTCCGCCACGCGCTCGGCAGCTATCCGGTGTACGTCGAGCCGGGCGTGCTCGGCCGGCTCGGCGCGCTGGCCGAATTGCACCTGCCCCGCCGGCTCGCGCTCATCACCGAGCACACAGTGCGCGCGCTGTTCGACGCGTGGCGCTCGGGCGCGCCGAGCGCCTGGCGTGCGCCGGACACCGCACCCGCGCTCCCGGTCTTTGCGGCCGAGCTGTGCGTGCCGGCCGGCGAGGCATCCAAGAGCCGAGCGGCGTGGGCAGAGTTGTCCGACGCGATGCTCCAGCGCGGCCTCGGGCGCGACAGCGCCGTCGTGGCGCTCGGCGGTGGTGTGATCGGCGACCTCGCTGGCTTCGTCGCCGCGACGTACCTGCGCGGCGTGCCGTGCATGCAGGCCCCAACGACACTCCTCGCCATGGTGGATGCGTCGGTCGGCGGCAAGACGGGCGTCGACACGCCGCACGGCAAGAATCTCATCGGCGCGTTCCACCCACCGGCCGCCGTTGTCGCCGATCCGCGCACGCTGCTCACGCTCGGCGCGCGCGAATTCCGCGCGGGGCTCGCCGAGGCGGTGAAGCACGGGCTCATCGCCGACCGCGAGTATTTCGAGTGGATCGATCGATCGGCCGAGCGGATCATGGCGCGCGAGCTCGGCACACTCACCGAGTTGGTCCGGCGGAGTGTCGAGATCAAGGCGGCGGTCGTGGGCGAGGATGAGCGGGAGGCGGGGCGGCGTGCGATCCTCAACGCGGGCCACACCGTGGCGCACGGTCTGGAGCACGCCTCCGATTACGCACTCCCGCACGGCGAGGCCGTGGCGCTCGGCCTCGTGGCCGAGTGCCGGCTCGCGGAGGCTCTGGGGATTGCCGACGATGGCCTCGCCCAGGGCGTGGCGGCGCTCCTCGCCCGGCTCGAGCTTCCGGTGTGGCTCGATCCGCCGCTCGCGCCCGAGCGCGTGCTTGCCGCGATGAGCGCCGACAAGAAGAACCGCGCCTCCGTCGTGCGCTTTGCGCTCCCCACTCGACTTGGCGCCATGCATCCGGGCGATGCATGGACCGCGGCGCCGCCGCCCGAGCTGGTCGCTGAGGCAATTGGCTACATCGGCCTCGGTCGCTCGCGCTAG
- a CDS encoding cob(I)yrinic acid a,c-diamide adenosyltransferase: protein MKIYTRTGDAGDTGLFGGGRVPKDDPRVAAYGDVDELNSVLGMARATAPAESFDALLESIQRDLFAIGGQLATPDPARVAGAIAKAVLPDARIAELEQAIDAADAELPPLRAFVLPGGTPKAAVLHLARTVCRRAERGVVRLAHAAAGQEQHIVYLNRLSDLLFTLARLANHRAGAGDVTW from the coding sequence ATGAAGATCTACACCCGAACCGGCGACGCCGGCGACACCGGACTCTTCGGCGGCGGCCGGGTGCCCAAGGACGATCCGCGCGTCGCCGCCTACGGCGACGTGGACGAGCTCAACTCGGTGCTCGGCATGGCGCGCGCCACCGCGCCGGCCGAGTCGTTCGACGCGCTGCTCGAGTCTATTCAGCGCGACCTGTTCGCCATCGGCGGCCAGCTCGCGACCCCGGACCCCGCGCGCGTGGCCGGCGCCATCGCGAAAGCGGTGCTCCCCGACGCGCGCATCGCCGAGCTGGAGCAGGCCATCGACGCGGCCGACGCGGAGCTGCCGCCGCTCCGCGCCTTCGTGCTGCCGGGCGGCACGCCCAAGGCCGCAGTATTGCATCTCGCGCGCACCGTCTGTCGCCGCGCCGAGCGCGGCGTCGTGCGGCTCGCCCACGCGGCCGCCGGTCAGGAACAGCACATCGTCTATCTCAACCGCCTCTCCGATCTCCTCTTCACCCTGGCACGGCTCGCCAACCACCGCGCGGGCGCCGGCGACGTGACCTGGTGA
- the dacB gene encoding D-alanyl-D-alanine carboxypeptidase/D-alanyl-D-alanine-endopeptidase, which produces MTEGGQVGGRGGSVWRTGGQAVRSSARRVLTAFTALSAATAYLAATPANAQATSAPARSDLTRALDRRLDSSPFNRVLWGVAVVDETGHLLYNRNADRLFVPASGLKLVVSSVAAALLPPTWTVRTSLYATGPLAGGVLQGDLILYGRGDPTFSHRCYGLDTLRAGACDVDPEAPLRHLADTLRAHGVRTIAGNLVGDGSWFEPLLVHPAWDSYDLNWWYAAPVSGLGVNDNSVDIEWAPGAVVGGPSRIAYGPPWSGITLGNRSVTVAGATGTTIDFFREPGTLHVYAQGQVAEAAAGRVEHFALPDPNLYTARALRSALADAGIAVLGCTRSTTDSTTYAAARGTPPLAEVVSRPLADWIFPILNSSQNWFAEMLVKQLGRQFGHSGSWDAGIAVERRFLIDSVGVDSTQFDLVDGSGLAESNLISPLAFTRLLRYMRHHPRYGTIAAALPRAGSRGSLRARFAGTPAAGHVVAKTGSIARVSTLSGYLELPDGHTITFSVMANHYALPDALVLAQIDAAVVDVARTLGGRAQAGRR; this is translated from the coding sequence ATGACTGAAGGGGGTCAGGTGGGCGGTAGGGGCGGTAGCGTTTGGCGGACGGGCGGTCAGGCGGTCAGGAGCAGCGCTCGCCGAGTCCTTACCGCCTTTACCGCCCTTTCCGCCGCTACCGCCTACCTTGCTGCCACGCCCGCCAACGCGCAGGCCACGTCTGCCCCTGCGCGCAGCGACCTCACTCGCGCGCTCGACAGGCGCCTGGACTCCTCACCTTTCAACCGAGTCCTGTGGGGTGTGGCCGTGGTCGACGAGACCGGGCACCTCCTTTACAACCGAAACGCCGATCGCCTCTTCGTGCCCGCAAGCGGGCTCAAGCTTGTGGTAAGCAGCGTCGCGGCGGCGCTCTTGCCGCCCACCTGGACGGTGCGCACGAGCCTCTACGCCACAGGGCCGCTCGCGGGCGGCGTGCTGCAGGGCGACCTCATTCTCTACGGCCGGGGCGATCCGACCTTCAGTCACCGCTGTTACGGGCTCGACACGCTGCGCGCGGGGGCATGCGACGTCGACCCGGAGGCGCCGCTCCGCCATCTCGCCGATACGTTGCGCGCGCATGGCGTCCGCACCATCGCCGGCAACCTCGTGGGCGACGGGAGCTGGTTCGAGCCGCTGCTCGTCCACCCGGCGTGGGACAGCTACGATCTCAACTGGTGGTATGCCGCCCCGGTCTCGGGGCTCGGTGTCAACGACAACAGCGTCGACATCGAGTGGGCGCCGGGGGCGGTGGTGGGCGGGCCGTCGCGGATCGCGTACGGGCCGCCCTGGTCCGGCATCACACTCGGCAACCGCAGCGTCACCGTGGCGGGCGCCACCGGCACCACGATCGATTTCTTCCGGGAGCCCGGCACACTCCACGTTTACGCACAGGGCCAGGTGGCCGAGGCGGCGGCGGGCCGCGTCGAGCACTTTGCCCTGCCCGACCCCAACCTCTATACGGCGCGCGCGCTCCGTTCGGCACTCGCCGACGCGGGCATTGCGGTGCTTGGCTGCACGCGCTCGACCACGGACTCCACCACCTACGCCGCCGCGCGCGGCACGCCGCCGCTCGCGGAGGTCGTGTCGCGGCCGCTCGCCGACTGGATCTTTCCGATCCTCAACAGCAGCCAGAACTGGTTCGCGGAGATGCTGGTGAAGCAACTGGGCCGGCAGTTCGGCCACAGCGGGTCATGGGACGCGGGGATCGCGGTCGAGCGGCGGTTCCTGATCGATTCGGTGGGCGTCGATTCGACGCAGTTCGACCTGGTGGACGGTTCGGGGCTCGCGGAATCGAACCTCATCTCGCCGCTCGCGTTCACACGCCTTCTCCGCTACATGCGGCACCATCCGCGCTACGGCACCATCGCCGCGGCGCTGCCGCGCGCCGGAAGCCGCGGCTCGCTCCGGGCCCGCTTTGCCGGCACGCCCGCGGCCGGCCACGTGGTGGCGAAGACCGGCAGCATCGCGCGGGTGAGCACGCTCTCGGGTTACCTGGAGCTGCCGGACGGACATACGATCACCTTCTCGGTGATGGCGAACCACTACGCGCTGCCGGATGCACTGGTGCTGGCGCAGATCGATGCGGCGGTGGTGGACGTTGCGCGCACGCTGGGCGGCCGCGCTCAAGCAGGCCGCCGCTGA
- a CDS encoding ABC transporter permease, which translates to MRYLAFRLVQLVPTLFGVLVVTFVLLYVAPGDPVQAMVGERADAETIARLRAELHLDDPVPLQFVHYVGGVVRGDLGTSYITRRPILGDLIERFPATLRLAGAAMLFAVLAGVSIGIWSAWHPGGWADRLTALGAYLGISFPVYWVGLLLILVFAVNLRWFPPSGYGGIIYLVLPALTLGMRSVAFLSRMTRAAMQEVLQSDFVRTARAKGLGEIAIVLGHGFRNALLPVLTVLGLDFGSYLTGSILTETIFSWPGVGRYVLTAIEKRDLPAVQGSILFLSLVFVLVNLAADVLYATADPRVEYD; encoded by the coding sequence ATGCGCTACCTCGCATTCAGGCTCGTGCAGCTCGTGCCGACGCTCTTCGGCGTGCTGGTGGTCACCTTCGTGCTGCTGTACGTGGCACCCGGCGATCCGGTGCAGGCCATGGTGGGCGAGCGCGCTGATGCCGAAACTATCGCCCGCCTCCGCGCCGAGCTGCACCTCGACGATCCGGTGCCGCTCCAGTTCGTGCACTACGTGGGCGGCGTGGTCCGCGGCGACCTCGGCACCTCGTACATCACCCGGCGCCCGATTCTGGGCGATCTCATCGAGCGGTTCCCCGCGACCCTCCGGCTCGCGGGCGCTGCGATGCTCTTCGCCGTACTCGCCGGCGTCTCGATCGGCATCTGGAGCGCGTGGCACCCCGGCGGGTGGGCCGACCGGCTCACCGCCCTCGGCGCCTATCTCGGCATTTCGTTTCCGGTGTACTGGGTGGGACTCCTGCTCATCCTGGTGTTCGCGGTGAACCTCCGCTGGTTCCCCCCGTCGGGGTACGGCGGCATCATCTATCTCGTCCTGCCCGCGCTCACCCTCGGGATGCGCTCGGTTGCATTTCTCTCGCGCATGACGCGCGCGGCCATGCAGGAGGTGCTCCAGAGCGACTTCGTGCGAACCGCCCGCGCGAAAGGACTGGGCGAGATCGCAATCGTGCTGGGCCACGGCTTCCGCAACGCGTTGCTCCCGGTCCTCACCGTGCTGGGCCTGGACTTCGGCAGCTATCTCACCGGCTCGATCCTGACGGAGACGATCTTCTCGTGGCCGGGCGTCGGCCGCTACGTGCTCACGGCGATCGAGAAGAGGGATTTGCCGGCGGTGCAAGGAAGCATCCTGTTCTTGAGTCTGGTGTTTGTCCTGGTGAATCTGGCGGCAGACGTGCTGTACGCCACGGCTGATCCGAGAGTGGAGTATGACTGA
- a CDS encoding NAD(P)/FAD-dependent oxidoreductase: MTERDVRDISIIGGGPTGLFAAFYAGMRGASARIVDALPALGGQLMALYPEKYIFDVAGFPKVLAKDLVAGMAEQALQFGTPVHLNEIVTGLNRVEENGGPPHFALETSDNVYYSRTIVICAGIGAFEPRKLGVEGEERFEENGLYYKVLDPQTFAGRRVLIVGGGDSAFDWAVNLQGVARSIMVIHRRDAFRAHQATVDQVHELTRAGRCELRTFWEVKALHGEDRLERATLVQNKTREEATLDVDAIIPLLGFHSDLGAIKEWGLDTEKADIKVDQVMSTNVPGIYAAGDVTSYPGKLKLIATGAGEACIAVNNAVHYINPKAKVNPGHSSNMAIFGQKDD, translated from the coding sequence GTGACCGAGCGGGACGTACGGGACATCAGCATCATCGGCGGCGGGCCCACGGGGCTCTTCGCCGCGTTCTACGCGGGGATGCGCGGCGCGTCCGCCCGCATCGTCGATGCGCTCCCCGCGCTCGGCGGCCAGCTCATGGCGCTCTACCCGGAGAAGTACATCTTCGACGTCGCCGGATTTCCCAAGGTGCTCGCCAAGGATCTGGTGGCCGGCATGGCGGAGCAGGCGCTCCAGTTCGGCACGCCGGTGCACCTGAACGAAATCGTCACGGGGCTGAACCGCGTGGAGGAAAACGGCGGCCCCCCGCACTTCGCGCTCGAGACCAGCGACAACGTGTACTACTCGCGCACCATCGTGATCTGCGCCGGCATCGGCGCCTTCGAGCCGCGCAAGCTCGGCGTCGAGGGCGAGGAGCGGTTCGAGGAGAACGGCCTCTACTACAAGGTGCTCGACCCGCAGACCTTCGCCGGCCGGCGCGTGCTCATCGTGGGTGGCGGCGACTCGGCGTTCGACTGGGCCGTGAACCTGCAGGGCGTCGCCCGCTCGATCATGGTCATCCATCGCCGGGACGCCTTCCGCGCCCATCAGGCCACCGTGGACCAGGTCCACGAGCTCACCCGCGCGGGCCGCTGCGAGCTGCGCACCTTCTGGGAAGTGAAGGCGCTCCACGGTGAAGACCGGCTCGAGCGCGCCACCCTGGTCCAGAACAAGACCAGGGAAGAGGCCACGCTCGACGTCGACGCCATCATTCCGCTGCTCGGCTTTCACTCCGACCTCGGCGCCATCAAGGAATGGGGCCTCGACACCGAGAAGGCCGACATCAAGGTGGACCAGGTCATGTCGACGAACGTGCCGGGCATCTACGCCGCCGGCGACGTCACCAGCTATCCGGGCAAGCTCAAGCTCATCGCCACCGGCGCGGGCGAGGCGTGCATCGCGGTCAACAACGCGGTGCACTACATCAATCCCAAGGCCAAGGTGAACCCGGGCCATTCCTCCAACATGGCCATCTTCGGCCAGAAGGACGACTGA